One Pseudonocardia abyssalis DNA segment encodes these proteins:
- a CDS encoding serine hydrolase domain-containing protein: protein MPDLQAALDVALGWPVDHAAVAVVRADGTVLATAGDQDREFRLASVTKLLTAYAVLIAVEEGAVDWDQPAGPEGSTVRHLVAHTSGLSFSDGVVQAAPGTRRIYSNSGFEVLGSTVAEAAGMPFAEYLHLGVCEPLGLSSTRLDGSPAADGVSTAADLSRFAAELQAPTLTHTFDEAATVAFPGLDGILPGYGRQKPNDWGLGFEIRDGKSPHWTGAGSSPRTFGHFGQSGTFLWVDPHAGVACVALTDRDFAQWSVAAWPPFTDGVLAAL, encoded by the coding sequence ATGCCTGACCTGCAGGCGGCCCTCGACGTGGCCCTCGGCTGGCCCGTCGACCACGCCGCCGTCGCCGTCGTCCGCGCCGACGGCACGGTCCTCGCCACCGCGGGTGACCAGGACCGGGAGTTCCGCCTGGCGTCGGTCACGAAGCTGCTCACGGCCTACGCCGTGCTGATCGCGGTGGAGGAGGGCGCGGTGGACTGGGACCAGCCGGCCGGGCCCGAGGGTTCCACCGTCCGCCACCTCGTCGCGCACACGTCGGGGCTGTCGTTCTCCGACGGGGTGGTGCAGGCCGCGCCCGGCACCCGACGGATCTACTCCAACTCCGGTTTCGAGGTGCTCGGCTCCACCGTCGCCGAGGCCGCCGGGATGCCCTTCGCCGAGTACCTGCACCTCGGCGTGTGCGAGCCGCTGGGCCTGTCGTCGACCCGGCTGGACGGCTCCCCCGCAGCCGACGGCGTCTCCACGGCGGCCGACCTCTCCCGCTTCGCCGCCGAACTGCAGGCCCCGACGCTGACCCACACCTTCGACGAGGCCGCCACCGTCGCGTTCCCCGGCCTCGACGGCATCCTCCCCGGCTACGGCAGGCAGAAGCCCAACGACTGGGGGCTCGGCTTCGAGATCCGCGACGGGAAGTCGCCGCACTGGACCGGCGCGGGCAGCTCGCCGCGGACGTTCGGCCACTTCGGGCAGTCCGGCACGTTCCTGTGGGTCGACCCGCACGCCGGCGTCGCGTGCGTGGCGCTCACCGACCGGGACTTCGCGCAGTGGTCGGTCGCGGCCTGGCCCCCGTTCACCGACGGGGTCCTGGCCGCGCTGTGA
- a CDS encoding SDR family NAD(P)-dependent oxidoreductase, translated as MDAVIVTGAAGALGHAVVAEFRSLGREVVALDRPGERLDTLGRQEGVHAVAADLSSRAAVQDAFTRITVGCDALVGLAGGFTPGALADVDEETLDSLWRSNFGSALWTAQAAVPLFRSGGAIVTVGSKTAVGGPAPVAHATSKAAVVRLTQLLAEELRPQRIRVNAVLPSVIDTPANRSWMSDDLTARAVSPAAIAKVITFLCGPDAAPISGAAIPVYGDA; from the coding sequence GTGGATGCAGTCATCGTGACAGGCGCCGCGGGCGCGCTCGGGCACGCGGTCGTCGCCGAGTTCCGCTCGCTCGGCCGCGAGGTGGTGGCGCTGGACCGGCCCGGGGAACGGCTCGACACGCTCGGGCGGCAGGAGGGTGTGCACGCCGTCGCCGCCGACCTGTCGTCCCGCGCCGCGGTGCAGGACGCGTTCACGCGGATCACCGTCGGTTGCGACGCACTCGTCGGCCTCGCGGGCGGGTTCACCCCCGGCGCACTCGCCGATGTCGACGAGGAGACACTCGACTCCCTGTGGCGCTCCAACTTCGGCTCCGCCCTGTGGACCGCGCAGGCCGCGGTCCCGTTGTTCCGCAGCGGCGGGGCGATCGTCACCGTCGGGTCGAAGACGGCCGTCGGCGGACCCGCGCCGGTAGCGCACGCCACGAGCAAGGCCGCCGTCGTCCGCCTGACGCAGTTGCTCGCCGAGGAGCTGCGCCCGCAGCGGATCCGGGTCAACGCCGTGCTCCCGTCGGTGATCGACACCCCGGCGAACCGCTCCTGGATGTCCGACGACCTCACAGCTCGCGCGGTCTCCCCCGCCGCGATCGCGAAGGTCATCACGTTCCTCTGCGGCCCCGACGCCGCCCCGATCAGCGGCGCCGCGATTCCGGTGTACGGCGATGCCTGA
- a CDS encoding GNAT family N-acetyltransferase, which translates to MIGLDACSAGDLDDFLALALDARVTARIGDGTPWGRETAVARFRHGLASCERGEGLWFLARDGGEVVGLVLGELDHLAEIEVGVWLAPDHWGQGHGRALLGLLLPMVRLRLPGVVPTAYANVDHAASAAMLRAAGFADDGTLIGRYGTEVTRFVARTAEPE; encoded by the coding sequence GTGATCGGCCTCGACGCGTGCTCGGCCGGGGACCTCGACGACTTCCTGGCCCTCGCCCTCGACGCCCGCGTGACCGCGCGGATCGGCGACGGGACGCCGTGGGGCCGGGAGACGGCTGTCGCCCGGTTCCGGCACGGGCTGGCGTCGTGCGAGCGCGGGGAGGGTCTGTGGTTCCTGGCCCGCGACGGCGGCGAGGTCGTCGGGCTCGTGCTCGGCGAGCTCGACCACCTCGCCGAGATCGAGGTCGGCGTCTGGCTCGCACCGGATCACTGGGGCCAGGGCCACGGCCGGGCACTGCTCGGCCTGCTACTGCCTATGGTGCGCCTGCGGTTGCCCGGCGTCGTGCCGACGGCGTACGCGAACGTCGACCACGCCGCGTCCGCCGCGATGCTGCGCGCCGCGGGCTTCGCCGACGACGGAACGCTGATCGGCCGCTACGGCACCGAGGTGACCCGCTTCGTCGCGCGGACCGCAGAACCCGAGTAG